CCATTTTCTATCTGACTACCACCTGAAAGAAAGAAGTTTCTATGCTACTCTGAGTAATGGTGTCAAACATAATGGTTAGAGTATGGCCAAGTATCAAATGTGTGTCTTACTGATAGTAATCTGACATACCTAAGTGCATATAATGTTCATCATGGTCAACTGGATATACTGAGTCTCCAAAAACTATACTGTGTGATTAACAGGTTGAAGGTCcacaaataatcaaatatttcctattttattctctCATTTGGCATTAGGTCTGACTCTAGGCTCTGAAGAAGGCAATTAAAGCACTAGAGATGATCATTGAGCCTGTAACTAAACTTGAACAATAGAGCTAAAGTCAGATAAACAGCAGAGGCAATGAAATAAGTGAATTTATGTAGATGAAATATTCACTTTtcctcttattatttatttttttaaataatttacctgAGCAGAGTCCACCTCAATCAGCACCACATATCTATTTCTGTCTATCCTTGACCAAGTTAAAGGTTAAAGGAAACTTAAGGAAAATCAATGAGAGGAAACAGGTCCAAAGGTGAGAAGTAACTATCCAAAGATGCTACTCTGTTCAAACAGGTCATCATacttttagtttgtttgtttagatGCACAATGGGAAACAATTCAGTCACCCTGCTCCTTACATCTCTTTGAGTGAAAAGTTGAACAGGACTACCTTAGTTACAGCACTAGCTCATGGTCTTAGTAACAGCATTTTTGGTATTTCTACATACTCATTGTATTAATGAAAATATGTGCATTAAAAGCAAATATCAGATAAAAATGGTCATGGATTTTGCAacacttgcctgccaatgcaggagatgcaattgatatccctgagtcagaaagatgctctggaggaagacaaagcaacccattccagtgttcttgcgtggcaggctacagtccacagggtcgcacagagttgaacacaactgaagtgacagcatgcagcatgcagggtAAGAATGCACAGATAGAATACATTTATTTGCATAGCCACATTAAGGGAAGAGTTaggaaaacaggtgaaatgaGAATCTGCACTTTTGAGAGTTAATCTGGTGTTTCAGGTGTAAATGAATAGGGTTTGATCTCAGTAAACCATGGAGCTGTCTCAATACTTAACTTTCTATCAACAATACATGTCTTTAATCAATCTACTTCAGGAAGCATAATGCACATAATGTAGATTTTGGcaatagttttttatttattttatagagttCTTTACTATCCTCATAATGTTTATGGGATGAGTAGACCAGTAGTGAtgaattctctttcatttctgattttgtaaaattgggtcttctcttttcttcttagcctatttagagtataattgcttttattcatttttttttaaacaataaggTCTTAGTTTCACTGGTTTCTTTTGTTATCTTTCTCTGAATTCCACATTTAACTTTTgctataatttttcttatttattttcttcatgttgcTTTAGTCTTGAATTGGTcctcataatattttttttaataaggtaaaCTTATTACTGCATACTGAGGATATCATAATGTACTTCTTGAGattcacaaaagataaaaatctacCTCCAGGAGATTTTGAAAACTCTCCTTTGTCACTCTAATAGTTTAAGTGTTTCTACACAGTGCGATCTGGAGCTGAACATGAAAGGAGACACGTTTTCTGTCTAACTGAACTTGCCTTGCACTAACCATGAGAAAATTTGATTTAATTTGGTCCATGATCATCACATTTTTATGGTCTCCTGGTCCTGTGAAATATCTCCAACTGCAAAATACCTAAAATGCACTCCCTATTGTCAAAACTGTCATTTCCCTGAATAAAAGGCAACATGCTTAAGTAAATATTAAGTTTCCTGACCTGTTAGTCCCTATCACACCCTGTTTGTTTGCCTTTTCAGAAAGCTTCTGCAGAAGGATGAATGGATCTCCTGAATAACAGATCAAGTGTTTCTGAGTTCATCTTGGTGGGACTTTCTACTTCTCAAGAaactcaaatattcttttttgcaATCTTCTTTCTCGTCTATGTCGCCATCATAGTAGGAAACCTCCTCATTGTCATCTCTGTGATAGTTGACAACCATCTTCACTCCCCCATGTATTTCTTTCTGGCAAACTTATCATTTTTTGATTTATGTCTTTCTTCCACTGCAACTCCCAAAGGGATTTCAGACTTCCTTAGAAAACACAAGACCATCTCCTGGTGGGGCTGCATGATCCAGATGTTCTTTATGCACTTCTTTGGGGGTGGAGAGATGTCTCTTCTGATAGCTATGGCCATTGACAGGTATGTTGCCATATGCAAACCCTTGCACTACAAGACCATCATGAGTCACAGGGTGCTCACTGGGTTTCTGCTGCTCTCATGGGTGATTGGGCTTATCCATAGTACAAGCCAGATGGTTTTCACTGTGAATTTACCTTTCTGTGGTCCCAATGTATTGGACAGCTTTTTCTGTGACCTGCCCCTGGTCATCAAGCTTGCCTGCACTGATACTTACACCCTAGAGCTCTTGGTGATCG
This sequence is a window from Odocoileus virginianus isolate 20LAN1187 ecotype Illinois chromosome 6, Ovbor_1.2, whole genome shotgun sequence. Protein-coding genes within it:
- the LOC110141705 gene encoding olfactory receptor 4K13-like, whose amino-acid sequence is MDLLNNRSSVSEFILVGLSTSQETQIFFFAIFFLVYVAIIVGNLLIVISVIVDNHLHSPMYFFLANLSFFDLCLSSTATPKGISDFLRKHKTISWWGCMIQMFFMHFFGGGEMSLLIAMAIDRYVAICKPLHYKTIMSHRVLTGFLLLSWVIGLIHSTSQMVFTVNLPFCGPNVLDSFFCDLPLVIKLACTDTYTLELLVIVNSGFLSLICFILLLISYAVMLVTIWQRSSSASSKALSTLSAHITVVTLSFGPAIFIYAFPFNSYSVDKFLSVFYSIITPLLNPIIYTLRNQEMKAAIKRLSKHHIGAGLTH